ACATTCCCCGATGCGGGTGCGGTCACAATTAAATCGGCATGGGCGGGGATGATCGATTCAATGCCCGATATGGTGCCTGTCGTGGATCGCGCCGATGCCATTCCCGGGCTGATCATTGCCACGGGCATGTGCGGCCACGGTTTTGGTATTGGCCCCGGGTTTGGCCGCGTGCTGGCCGATATGGTCGCGGGCGATGATCTGGGGCATGACATGCGCCGTTTTCGCCTGTCGCGGTTTTCGGACGGATCGAAACTGGAAACCGGACCCAACCTCTGACACTTGTGGCGGGGGCGGCAATGGGACAGGATCATGCCAATTAACCGGAGGCCCCAGATGCCCGTCAAGAACCGCTTTGCCGAACTGCTGCCCGACATCGCCGCGTGGCGCCGCGACCTGCACGAGCACCCCGAAATCCTGTTCGACACCCACCGCACAAGCGCCATTGTCGCCGAAAAACTGCGCGCCTTTGGCTGTGACGAGATCGTCACCGGGATCGGCCGCACGGGTGTCTGTGGCGTGATCAAGGGGAAAAGCAATAAATCGAGCAAGGTCATAGGCTTGCGCGCCGACATGGATGCGCTTCCCATCCACGAGGCCACGGGGCTGGATTATGCCAGCAAGGTTGACGGGGCGATGCATGCCTGCGGCCATGACGGGCATACCTCAATGTTGCTGGGGGCTGCGAAATATTTGTGTGAAACCAGGCAGTTCGATGGCACAGTTATTGTGATATTTCAACCTGCCGAAGAGGGCGGCGGCGGTGGCAAGGAGATGTGCGATGATGGCATGATGGCGCGTTTCGGCATCGCGGAGGTCTACGGCATGCACAACTGGCCCGGCGTGCCGCTTGGGCAGTTTGCAATCCGGCCGGGGCCGTTCTTTGCCGCCGCCGATCAGTTTGACATCGCGATCGAGGGCAAGGGCGGCCATGCAGCCAAGCCTCATGAGGCGATTGATACAACGGTCGTCGCCGCGCAGACCGTTGTCGCGCTGCAAACCATCGCCAGCCGCAACGCCGATCCGGTGAAACAACTGGTCGTATCGGTGACTTCGTTCGAGACCGACACCAAAGCCCACAACGTCATCCCCCAGCGGGTGCATCTGCGCGGCACGGTGCGCACGCTCGATAGCGACATACAGGACATGGCCGAACGCCGCGTCCAGGAAATAGCGACCCTCACGGCGCAAGCTTTCGGCGCGCGCGCACGTGTTGATTACCGCCGTGGCTATCCGGTCATGGTCAACGCCGAAGAACAGACCGCGTTTGCCGCCGAGGTGGCGCGCAGCGTGTCGGGCCAGTGCGATGATGCCCCTCTGGTCATGGGTGGCGAGGATTTTGCATTCATGGCGCAGGAACGCCCCGGTGCCTATATTCTGGTTGGCAACGGTGACAGCGCCCCAATCCACCACCCCGAATACAACTTCAACGATGATGCGATCCCCGCAGGCTGTAGCTGGTGGGTCGGCATCGCCGAACAACGGATGCCTTTGTGATGTGGGAAGATCGTTATCGCCAGCAGGACGACTATTTGTTTGGCACCGAACCTGCCGGATTTCTGGTGGAAAATCCGTGGGTTGCGTCTGATTGTGGCACTGCCCTCTGTGTCGCGGACGGCGAGGGGCGCAATGCGGTTCACCTGGCCCGCCTTGGGCTCGCCGTCACATCCTTTGACTTGTCGCAGACGGCTGTGGCGCGGGCGCGTGATTTGGCCACGCAGCATGGTGTGACGCTGGCGACATCGGTTTCGGACTGGGCCGCATGGGACTGGTCGCGCCAATTTGATCTTGTGGTGGGTATCTTTATCCAGTTTGCCGATCCGGCCGTGCGCGTGCAGCAATTTGCAGATATGCGCGCGGCCACGCGCGCAGGCGGGCGCATCGCTCTGCACGGCTATCGCCCCGAACAAGTCGCGCTGGGCACGGGCGGCCCGCCGCATGCAGCAAATATGTATACCGACGCCCTGCTGCGCGATGCCTTTGCCGGTTGGCGGATTGACAGGCTCGCCAGCTATGAACGCGACGTCCAGGAAGGGCGCGGCCACAGCGGTAAATCCGCCCTGATTGATCTCGTGGCGACAAAACCGGGCTAGCGGCTAGCCGCCTGTATGGCTCATGTGTCGTGCGACCTGCCCGTCTACGCTTTGGCGTGAATAGTCAAAGTCGTGGCCCTTGGGTTTCAGGGCAATCGCGGCGCGGATCGCGTTTTCAAGATGCGCGTTGTCGTCCGATGCGCGCAGGGGTGCGCGCAGATCGCTGTGCCCGTCCTGACCAAGGCAGGTATAAATCTCGCCGGTGCAGGTGATCCGCACGCGGTTACAGCTTTCGCAGAAATTATGGGTCATCGGGGTGATCAGGCCAATTTTCTGGCCGGTTTCCCCAACCGAAATATAACGCGCCGGCCCCCCGGTATTCAGCGCCAGATCGGTCAGCGCGAACCGCTGCGCCAGACGCGCGCGCAGGTCATCAAGTGACCAGTATTGCGTGATCCGGTCTTCGTTGCCGATATCGCCCATCGGCATCACCTCGATGAATGTCAGGTCCATATCGCGGGTCGCGCACCAGTCTAGCAGGGTAAACAGCTCGTCTTCGTTAAAGCCTTTCAGCGCGACGGTATTGATCTTGACCCGCAGACCGGCCCTTTGCGCCGCATCAATGCCCTCCAGCACCTGCCGCAGGCGGCCCCAGCGGGTGATTTCGGCGAATTTCGCTTCATCCAGCGTATCAAGCGACACATTCACGCGGCGCACCCCTGCGGCAAACAGATCATCGGCAAACCGCGCCAACTGGCTGCCATTGGTCGTCAGCGTCAGTTCCTTGAGGGCGCCGCTGTCCAGATGGCGCGACATCGCGTCGAAAAACGTCATGATCCCGCGCCGCACAAGCGGTTCGCCCCCGGTGATGCGCAGTTTTTCCACGCCAAGGCCGATAAAGGTGCTGCACATCCGGTCAAGTTCTTCGAGGGTCAGCAGGTCTTTTTTCGGCAGGAAGGTCATGTTTTCGGACATGCAATAGACGCAGCGAAAATCACAGCGGTCCGTCACCGAGACCCGCAAATAGCGGATCGCGCGGGCGAATGGGTCAATCAGGGGCATGTCCATGAGCAGAACCTAAGTCCGGGCAAGGGTGCGCGCAAGGGCACATCAAGCCATTGTCAGCCCGATTGCGACACCCTACCTTGGCGCCATGAAAAAACTTGTGCCCGTTTTGGCGCTGCTGTTAAGCGCCTGTTCCTCCCCCTCGTTGCAAGGGATTTTTGCGATGCCAGGCGACGCGGCTGTCGATGCCGCCGTAGCCGATGCAGCCGCCGAAATCGCCGATCTTGAGCCTGCCGCCGTTGATCCGACACCACCCCCTCCACCCACGGCGCGCACGGTCGACCAGTTTGATACCACCACCGCCGAGGACCGCGCCGAGGCCCTGTCCGCATCCCAAGATGTGGGCGAACGCGCGTTAGGGAGCACGATTGCATCGCTCGGATCACCCACCGACCCCGGAATCTGGCTGAAAACACCCTTGGTCGGCGAAGTGATCCAAGGGCGCGTTCAATATCCCGACAACGGAAAATCCATCAACATCGAGCTGCGCCCCTCGGGCGGGGTCGTTGGCGCGGGCAGCCAGATCAGCCTCGCGGCCATGCGCCTGCTTGAGGCGCCCCTGACCGGTCTGCCGGAATTGCTGGTCTTTGCAAACTAGTATGCTCCCCCGCGTATGGCGCTTTGGTCGCGCGCTGATGGATACAGCGGGCGAACAGAATGTCGGGCTGATTTCTGCCGGGATCGCGTTTTACGGGTTGTTTGCGGTGTTTCCGGCGATGGCCGCGTTGATCGCGATTTTCGGGCTGATGGCGGACCCGACGGTGGTTTATGCGCAGCTTGAACTGTTGGCCGAATTCATGCCCGCGGGGGCCTATTCACTGTTCGAGGCGCAGTTGACCGGCCTGCTGAACACCCAAAGCGGCACGCTGGGCTGGGCCACTTTGGTATCACTGGGGATCGCGCTCTGGTCGGCGCGGGCCGGTGTGGCGGCGCTTGTGCTGGGGTTGAACGCCATTTTTGGCACCCCCAATCGGGGCGGGGTGCGCCACGCACTTGTGGCGCTCTTGCTGACGGTGTCGCTGATCGGCATGGCCATCGTCGCCCTGTTCATGGTGGTGATCGCGCCCATCGCGATTGCGCTGCTGCCATTGCAGGCCGAAACCGAACAATTGCTTGAGGTGATCCGCTGGACTGTTGCGCTTGTGTCACTTTTGGCGGCACTTGGTCTGCTTTACCGATACGGACCGAACCGGCGAGGATCGCGCATGTCGTGGCTGACACCGGGTGCCTTGCTGGTGGTGCTGGCATGGCTCGGGGCCTCGGCCGGGTTCTCTCTCTATGTCACGAATTTCGGCAGCTATAACGAAGTCTACGGGTCAATCGGGGCGGTGATCGCGCTTTTGATGTGGCTTTATATCAGCGCCTATCTGATCTTGCTGGGGGCGGTGATGAACGTGACGCTGGAACGCATGCGCGCAAAAAAAACGCCACCCGATGACCCGCCGACCGGCTAAAATACAGTCAAAATATGGCCTTGGCGCATATTTGTTGTGTTTGGGTGCGATTTTCCCCCTAGAAAACGCGAATCACCTCGGTTAACGTCTTGGTAATGAAAAAAGCGTGGCGGAAAGTCACGCGGATGAGGCGGAGCGAGTAATATGTCAACGATTGATTTCGTTGTCCGTGATTCAGCGGGCAATATCGAACGCGGTTCTGTCGGCGAAGGCGGCACGTCTTCGACGGTGGTTGTAGGGGCGGGGCAAGATGTTTCCTTGAACCTGAGTCGGGGTCAAATCCTGTCCTACAGCCGTGAAGGGCAGGCATTGAATGTGGTCCTGATCGACGGCTCGGTCATCACCATCGAGGGGTTCTTTTCCCCCGAAGGCATGATTGAAAACCGGTTGTTCGTGTCTTCCAGTAGCCGCTTGGCCGAGGTTGATCTGGTGTCTGATGGCACCGGTATTTACCAGGCGCAGTATGTTGATGCGGCAGAGTATGGCAAATGGAGCCCCGACGACGATCTGTATTTCGTGCGCGGCCCCGAAGTGCAATTGGCAGATGCCTATGATGCAGCCGTATACGAAGTCGGCGATGACGAAGTCGGCATGCTGGCGACCCCGCTTCTGGGCGGGATCGGTGGGATTGGGTCGGCGCTTGGTCTTGGTGGTGCGGTCGTCGGTGGTGGCGTCATTCTGGGTGGCGGCGGTGGCGGGTCAAACCCTGCGCCCACAGTCACCCTGACGAGCGGCACCGAGGGTGCTGGCGATTTCGTCAACGAAGCGGATCACGCCGACGGCGTTGAAATCGGCGGCGAAGGCGATGTCGGCGCGACTGTCGCAGTCACGATTGCTGGCGTCACACAAACCACCACGGTTGCCGATGATGGCACCTGGGAGGTGATCTTTTCCCCACAGGAAATCCTCCCCGGGGAATATGAAACCGACGTTTCGGTCGTGATCACCAACGAAAACGGTAGCGGCACGGCCACGGATGTTCTGATCGTGGACACCATTGCCGGTCTTGGCTTTGACACATCCACTGTCGAAGGCGACGGTATCATCAATGCGGCCGAGGCGGTCGATGGGTTCACCCTCACCGGCACGACCGAGGCGGGTTCAAGCGTTGTCGTCACAATCGACGGCGTCGATTACGACGCGGTTGTCACGGGCACCTCGTGGACACTGGTTGTTGGCGCGGGTGTGGTTGCAGGCGGCGAATATGATCTGGCGGTCACCGCGAGTTCGACCGACCCCTATGGCAACACCACCAGCATCACGCAAACCATCGAAATTGATACCGAAACCAGCGTTGCCTTTTCGGGCGATGCGGTCGAAGGCGACAATACCGTCAACGCGTCCGAGGCAAGCAATGGCGTTACCCTGAACGGCACGGCGCAGGCCGGATCGAACGTCATGGTCACGCTTGGCGCGGTCACACTTCCGGCGGCGGTCGACGCGGCTGGCAATTGGAGCGTGGACATGCCCGCGGGCGCATTGGCGGCCGGTGAATACACCGCCACAGCCACAGCCGTCGCAACGGATGCCAATGGCAACGCGGCCACGACGACCATGTCGTTCGAGGTTGATACCGAAACAAGCGTTACCTTTGGTGGACCGGACGCAGGGGCGGACGGCGTGATCAATGCGGTCGAACATGCCGATGGCGTGACCTTGAGCGGCACCGCCGAGCCGGGCGCGACCGTGGTTGTCAACTTTGGCACCGGGACGCAAACGGTTGTCGCGGGCGCCGGTGGCGCCTGGGCGGCAGATTTCGCTGCAAGCTACGTGCCAACGGGCGAAGCCGACGTGGCCGTTTCGGTCAGCGCGACCGATCTGGCGGGCAACACGGCGACCACGACCGGCAGCGTCACGATGGATACATTCGTCAATACCCTTGATGTCACCGGCGATCAGATCGGTGGTGCCGATGGTGTGGTCAACTTTGACGAAGTCGGGCAGGCGATCACTGTTTCGGGGGCGGTTGAGCCCGGCTCGACCGTGACTGTCAAACTTGGCAATGTGAACATGAACGCCAGCGTTGACGGGACGGGCAACTGGACGGTCACTTATCCTGCGGGCACCCTGCCTGCGGGTGATTATACGACCACAATGATCGTCACGGCCATCGACGCGGCGGGCAACACATCCAGCCTGAGCGAAAGCGTGCGTGTGGATACCGTCGCCGGCGATCTGGCGCTCAGTGCGACACCGATCGAGGGCGATGATGTCATCAACTTTGTCGAAGAAAGCGACGGCGTGGTCATTTCCGGCACCGCCACGGCGGGCCTGATGGTCACCGTGACGCTGGACGGGGTGGAACATTTCGCCCTTGCTGGCCCCACCGGCCAATGGTCCACGACCTACTATAGCGACGAGATTAACAATGGCACGTATAACGCTGATATCACAGCGCAAATCACCGATGCGGCAGGCAATACCAAGCTAGTCACCGATGTGGTCAAAGTGGATACGCAGGTCGATAATCTGGCCTTTGCCGGTGGCGACATTTCCGCCGACGGGATCATCAGCGCTGCCGATGCGGCGGGCAGTGTTGTCCTGACGGGCACAGTTGAACCGGGGTCGTCCGTGGTTGTCACGATGGGCGGCGCGTCGCGCACCGTCACGGCAGGCAGCAACGGCCAGTGGAGCGCGACCTTTACCGATGCGATGATTGCCAACGGGGAATACAGCGATGTGGCCGTCACGGCCACGGCGACCGATCCGGCGGGCAACGTCGAAACGATCAGCACCACCGTCGATATCGACACGATCGTCAGCACGCTGACGGTCGATGGCCCTGTGGAGGGCAACGATGTTGTCAGCGCCGCCGAGGCCAGCGATGGCATCACCCTCAACGGGATGGTCGAGGCGGGATCGACCGTCATGGTTACCTTTGAAGGCAGGACGCGCGCCGCGACAGTTGCCGCTGACGGAAACTGGACCGTGAACTTTGCCGCTGGCGAAATCCCCGCCGGTGAATATGAAACCACCGTGTCGATCCTTGCGACCGATCACGTGGGCAACACCAGCACGATCACCGACACCTTTGTAGTCGACACCCTGGCACCCGAAGCCCCCGTGATCGACAAGCTGACGATCACGCCGGATGGGGTGGAAAACGTCTTTGTCGCGGATGGTGACAATGCGATTTCAGTTGCCACCATCGATGCCAACGGCAACGCGACCCAAACACACGCCGCGGGCGAGGGTTTTGATCTGGGCAGCGAGCTGTTGTTCAGCTTTGACACCGCCCTGTCAG
This portion of the Octadecabacter sp. SW4 genome encodes:
- a CDS encoding M20 aminoacylase family protein; the protein is MPVKNRFAELLPDIAAWRRDLHEHPEILFDTHRTSAIVAEKLRAFGCDEIVTGIGRTGVCGVIKGKSNKSSKVIGLRADMDALPIHEATGLDYASKVDGAMHACGHDGHTSMLLGAAKYLCETRQFDGTVIVIFQPAEEGGGGGKEMCDDGMMARFGIAEVYGMHNWPGVPLGQFAIRPGPFFAAADQFDIAIEGKGGHAAKPHEAIDTTVVAAQTVVALQTIASRNADPVKQLVVSVTSFETDTKAHNVIPQRVHLRGTVRTLDSDIQDMAERRVQEIATLTAQAFGARARVDYRRGYPVMVNAEEQTAFAAEVARSVSGQCDDAPLVMGGEDFAFMAQERPGAYILVGNGDSAPIHHPEYNFNDDAIPAGCSWWVGIAEQRMPL
- the moaA gene encoding GTP 3',8-cyclase MoaA is translated as MDMPLIDPFARAIRYLRVSVTDRCDFRCVYCMSENMTFLPKKDLLTLEELDRMCSTFIGLGVEKLRITGGEPLVRRGIMTFFDAMSRHLDSGALKELTLTTNGSQLARFADDLFAAGVRRVNVSLDTLDEAKFAEITRWGRLRQVLEGIDAAQRAGLRVKINTVALKGFNEDELFTLLDWCATRDMDLTFIEVMPMGDIGNEDRITQYWSLDDLRARLAQRFALTDLALNTGGPARYISVGETGQKIGLITPMTHNFCESCNRVRITCTGEIYTCLGQDGHSDLRAPLRASDDNAHLENAIRAAIALKPKGHDFDYSRQSVDGQVARHMSHTGG
- a CDS encoding YihY/virulence factor BrkB family protein; this translates as MLPRVWRFGRALMDTAGEQNVGLISAGIAFYGLFAVFPAMAALIAIFGLMADPTVVYAQLELLAEFMPAGAYSLFEAQLTGLLNTQSGTLGWATLVSLGIALWSARAGVAALVLGLNAIFGTPNRGGVRHALVALLLTVSLIGMAIVALFMVVIAPIAIALLPLQAETEQLLEVIRWTVALVSLLAALGLLYRYGPNRRGSRMSWLTPGALLVVLAWLGASAGFSLYVTNFGSYNEVYGSIGAVIALLMWLYISAYLILLGAVMNVTLERMRAKKTPPDDPPTG
- a CDS encoding Ig-like domain-containing protein, which codes for MSTIDFVVRDSAGNIERGSVGEGGTSSTVVVGAGQDVSLNLSRGQILSYSREGQALNVVLIDGSVITIEGFFSPEGMIENRLFVSSSSRLAEVDLVSDGTGIYQAQYVDAAEYGKWSPDDDLYFVRGPEVQLADAYDAAVYEVGDDEVGMLATPLLGGIGGIGSALGLGGAVVGGGVILGGGGGGSNPAPTVTLTSGTEGAGDFVNEADHADGVEIGGEGDVGATVAVTIAGVTQTTTVADDGTWEVIFSPQEILPGEYETDVSVVITNENGSGTATDVLIVDTIAGLGFDTSTVEGDGIINAAEAVDGFTLTGTTEAGSSVVVTIDGVDYDAVVTGTSWTLVVGAGVVAGGEYDLAVTASSTDPYGNTTSITQTIEIDTETSVAFSGDAVEGDNTVNASEASNGVTLNGTAQAGSNVMVTLGAVTLPAAVDAAGNWSVDMPAGALAAGEYTATATAVATDANGNAATTTMSFEVDTETSVTFGGPDAGADGVINAVEHADGVTLSGTAEPGATVVVNFGTGTQTVVAGAGGAWAADFAASYVPTGEADVAVSVSATDLAGNTATTTGSVTMDTFVNTLDVTGDQIGGADGVVNFDEVGQAITVSGAVEPGSTVTVKLGNVNMNASVDGTGNWTVTYPAGTLPAGDYTTTMIVTAIDAAGNTSSLSESVRVDTVAGDLALSATPIEGDDVINFVEESDGVVISGTATAGLMVTVTLDGVEHFALAGPTGQWSTTYYSDEINNGTYNADITAQITDAAGNTKLVTDVVKVDTQVDNLAFAGGDISADGIISAADAAGSVVLTGTVEPGSSVVVTMGGASRTVTAGSNGQWSATFTDAMIANGEYSDVAVTATATDPAGNVETISTTVDIDTIVSTLTVDGPVEGNDVVSAAEASDGITLNGMVEAGSTVMVTFEGRTRAATVAADGNWTVNFAAGEIPAGEYETTVSILATDHVGNTSTITDTFVVDTLAPEAPVIDKLTITPDGVENVFVADGDNAISVATIDANGNATQTHAAGEGFDLGSELLFSFDTALSDGTNMIVTETDANGNAGATLVVTEVDNQGGGSAAVSLGGDLGNYDISMIDLSFDEASVLNITAAQLEAMSDNTNDLYVRGGSDDQVNAIGANNTFTSTTVEGTTYDIYTMGDEDGMLYIEQGINVTY
- a CDS encoding cyclopropane-fatty-acyl-phospholipid synthase family protein, translated to MWEDRYRQQDDYLFGTEPAGFLVENPWVASDCGTALCVADGEGRNAVHLARLGLAVTSFDLSQTAVARARDLATQHGVTLATSVSDWAAWDWSRQFDLVVGIFIQFADPAVRVQQFADMRAATRAGGRIALHGYRPEQVALGTGGPPHAANMYTDALLRDAFAGWRIDRLASYERDVQEGRGHSGKSALIDLVATKPG
- a CDS encoding D-galactarate dehydratase; the encoded protein is MKKLVPVLALLLSACSSPSLQGIFAMPGDAAVDAAVADAAAEIADLEPAAVDPTPPPPPTARTVDQFDTTTAEDRAEALSASQDVGERALGSTIASLGSPTDPGIWLKTPLVGEVIQGRVQYPDNGKSINIELRPSGGVVGAGSQISLAAMRLLEAPLTGLPELLVFAN